A stretch of Rhizobium glycinendophyticum DNA encodes these proteins:
- a CDS encoding methyl-accepting chemotaxis protein — protein MKSLSLSVRLYALVAIALSVLVATLTYSLFNAYDALTHERRAGLAQINDNAIAIFNKYYKMEQEGSLTRAEAQERAKDVVAAMRYAPDGYLWINDMQPKMVMHPIKPELNGKDLSQNKDPNGKHLFVEFVNVVKANKEGFVDYYWPKPGFEAPVEKFSHVIGFEPWGWIVGTGVYSDDLAALFRQTATEYGVIIGVAILAILFCAAMVVRSVVQPINRLKTAMSDIAGERVDTAITDTERSDEIGGMAQTLQVLRDSVRERIEMREREVVQQDSLNGERARNEAQLRTSAERQAQAIDAIGAALEQLADGDLTVQIGTIGADYEKLRADFNRAVQSLGSVLVSINQSSDVVTSSAGHISEATHNLSRRTEQQAAALEETAAALDEITATVRTAAERANEARQMVAETKTSANRSGEIVRNAVDAMGRIEGSSQKISQIITVIDEIAFQTNLLALNAGVEAARAGEAGRGFAVVAQEVRELAQRSANAAKEIKVLISASAHEVDTGVGLVRATGEALLEIEQLVNRVNDSVDTIATAAKEQATGLAEINTSVNHMDQMTQQNAAMVEETSAAGQSLAEESHKLRQLLSRLRVNAGEAARQAA, from the coding sequence ATGAAATCCCTATCCCTGTCGGTTCGACTTTATGCTCTCGTCGCCATTGCCTTAAGCGTTCTCGTTGCAACGCTGACCTATAGCCTGTTCAACGCCTATGACGCTTTGACTCATGAGCGGCGCGCGGGGCTGGCGCAGATCAACGACAATGCCATCGCCATCTTCAACAAGTACTACAAGATGGAGCAGGAGGGCAGCCTGACCCGCGCCGAGGCGCAGGAGAGGGCGAAGGATGTGGTCGCGGCCATGCGTTATGCTCCGGACGGCTATCTGTGGATCAACGACATGCAGCCAAAAATGGTGATGCATCCGATCAAGCCGGAACTGAACGGCAAGGATCTGAGCCAGAACAAGGATCCGAACGGCAAGCACCTCTTCGTCGAATTCGTCAATGTGGTGAAGGCCAACAAGGAAGGTTTCGTCGACTATTACTGGCCGAAGCCGGGTTTCGAGGCGCCAGTCGAGAAGTTCAGCCATGTCATCGGTTTCGAACCCTGGGGCTGGATCGTCGGCACCGGCGTCTATTCGGATGATCTGGCGGCGCTGTTTCGCCAGACGGCGACCGAATATGGCGTCATCATCGGGGTTGCCATTCTTGCCATCCTGTTTTGTGCGGCCATGGTGGTGCGCAGCGTGGTGCAGCCGATCAATCGGCTGAAGACCGCGATGAGCGACATTGCCGGCGAACGCGTTGATACCGCCATCACCGATACCGAACGGAGCGACGAGATCGGCGGCATGGCGCAGACGCTGCAGGTGCTGCGCGACAGTGTGCGCGAGCGGATCGAGATGCGCGAGCGGGAGGTGGTCCAGCAGGACAGCCTGAACGGCGAGCGGGCGCGCAACGAGGCGCAGTTGCGGACATCGGCAGAGCGGCAGGCCCAGGCGATCGATGCCATTGGCGCGGCCCTGGAGCAGCTGGCCGACGGCGATCTGACGGTGCAGATCGGAACGATCGGTGCCGACTATGAAAAGCTGCGGGCCGACTTCAACCGGGCGGTCCAATCTCTCGGCAGTGTGCTCGTGTCGATCAACCAGAGCAGTGACGTGGTGACATCAAGCGCCGGTCACATCAGCGAGGCAACCCACAACCTGTCGCGGCGCACCGAGCAGCAGGCGGCCGCACTTGAAGAAACGGCGGCGGCTCTCGACGAGATCACGGCGACGGTGCGGACGGCGGCCGAGCGGGCCAATGAGGCACGCCAGATGGTTGCGGAGACGAAGACCAGCGCCAACCGCTCCGGTGAGATCGTGCGCAATGCGGTCGATGCCATGGGGCGGATCGAGGGCTCGTCGCAGAAGATCAGCCAGATCATCACCGTGATCGACGAAATCGCCTTCCAGACCAATCTGCTCGCGCTCAATGCCGGTGTCGAGGCGGCGCGGGCGGGCGAAGCCGGGCGCGGCTTTGCCGTGGTGGCGCAAGAGGTGCGGGAACTCGCTCAGCGCTCGGCCAATGCGGCCAAAGAGATCAAGGTGCTGATCAGCGCGTCGGCGCATGAGGTGGATACCGGCGTTGGTCTTGTGCGGGCGACCGGGGAGGCGCTGCTGGAGATCGAGCAGCTGGTGAACCGGGTGAACGACAGCGTCGACACGATTGCGACGGCGGCGAAAGAGCAGGCAACGGGCCTTGCCGAGATCAACACCTCCGTCAACCACATGGATCAGATGACGCAACAGAACGCCGCCATGGTGGAAGAGACTTCGGCTGCCGGGCAATCGCTGGCGGAAGAGAGCCACAAGCTGCGCCAGCTTTTGTCGCGGCTCAGAGTGAATGCCGGTGAGGCGGCGCGGCAGGCCGCCTGA
- a CDS encoding acyl-CoA thioesterase, with amino-acid sequence MTLSSTTAAPKGELTLRTLAMPADANAAGDIFGGWVMAQMDLACGIRSAERARGRVVTKAVQEMAFALPVKIGDTLCVYTDISHVGRSSMTLKVETWAQRYLTHVMEKVTEATFVMVALDADGKPTPVPALQV; translated from the coding sequence ATGACCCTCTCCTCCACCACCGCCGCTCCGAAAGGTGAACTCACCTTGCGCACACTCGCCATGCCGGCCGACGCAAATGCCGCAGGCGACATCTTTGGCGGATGGGTCATGGCGCAAATGGACTTGGCCTGCGGTATCCGTTCGGCTGAACGTGCGCGTGGTCGCGTCGTGACGAAAGCCGTCCAGGAAATGGCCTTCGCGCTACCGGTGAAGATCGGCGATACGCTCTGCGTCTATACCGACATCAGCCACGTCGGTCGCAGCTCCATGACGCTGAAGGTAGAAACCTGGGCGCAGCGTTATCTGACGCATGTGATGGAAAAAGTCACGGAAGCGACCTTCGTCATGGTCGCGCTCGATGCCGATGGCAAGCCGACGCCGGTGCCAGCGCTTCAAGTGTAA
- a CDS encoding DMT family protein — protein MPTFSPAALWPILLLSASNIFMTFAWYGHLKYKTSALWIAIVASWGIAFFEYCLAVPANRIGSEVYSAAQLKTMQEVITLIVFSGFSVFFLKESLTINHAIGFALIAAGAAFVFRG, from the coding sequence ATGCCCACATTTTCTCCCGCTGCCCTTTGGCCCATCCTGCTTCTCTCCGCCTCGAATATCTTCATGACCTTCGCCTGGTACGGCCATCTCAAATACAAGACGTCGGCGCTCTGGATTGCCATCGTCGCCAGCTGGGGCATTGCCTTCTTCGAATACTGCCTGGCGGTACCGGCCAACCGCATCGGATCCGAGGTTTATTCGGCCGCGCAACTGAAGACGATGCAGGAAGTGATCACGCTGATCGTGTTTTCCGGCTTCTCGGTCTTCTTCCTGAAGGAAAGCCTGACGATCAACCACGCAATCGGCTTCGCGCTGATCGCGGCCGGGGCGGCTTTTGTCTTCCGGGGGTGA
- a CDS encoding putative bifunctional diguanylate cyclase/phosphodiesterase: MAVLQAQVADIQRGHRSTLLYNFISLTFVMLILHLDGGLDWPVFAWFTISLVVIAARAWLMRDLMRKGLSRSDPKRCLGILSFGALALGLSWAALPFVLPDFAPLGQHTPLMIIMGGMATGSIVKQIGYTPLALAYAVPILGALIVSLLRHGEPNDLLIGACLTLLITVFIRRSIWAQHIFINSQVARHEATALADSLTRANSDILRQNTRLEALANRDMLTGLANRMFFHGRLHGDIARAAVIGETVALLIFDVERFQAINDTLGHSAGDALLREMGTRLEKIVGDGSLIARLGGDEFAVIVSGQDAVRRARSHAARVLEESRKPINFGKHRATVGLSVGLAAYPDHAATAEELLVSADMALYEAKRGDRRKLGEFDPELRRNAERKRLIEQDLGAAIETGALGAWFQPQLDLTSRRITGFEALVRWHHPQLGFIAPPDIVNAAQAMHLSERLTARIAADACILARQLPALGLDGATVALNVSPREFALYSVADMLEEVTAIHAVSPSALEIEITEEAILDPALADAQLKRLEEAGYKLAVDDFGMGHSSLANLISLKVDRLKIDRSFVKDVARSETNQKLVTAMVSLGQSLGLDIVVEGVETAEDAAVLARLGCTMAQGYLFARPMPPKALSTWIAEHRATVVKRRRKTGHLSVA; encoded by the coding sequence TTGGCGGTCCTGCAAGCGCAGGTGGCGGACATCCAGCGCGGCCATCGCTCCACCCTCCTCTACAACTTCATCTCCCTTACCTTCGTCATGCTGATCCTCCACCTCGACGGTGGTTTGGACTGGCCGGTCTTTGCCTGGTTTACCATCTCCCTGGTCGTTATCGCAGCGCGTGCCTGGCTGATGCGCGACCTCATGCGCAAGGGTCTCAGCCGGTCGGATCCGAAGCGATGCCTCGGCATCCTGTCATTCGGCGCCCTTGCCCTCGGCTTGTCCTGGGCTGCCCTTCCCTTTGTCCTTCCCGACTTCGCACCGCTCGGCCAGCACACACCGCTGATGATTATCATGGGTGGCATGGCGACCGGATCGATCGTCAAGCAGATTGGCTACACGCCGCTGGCACTCGCTTATGCCGTCCCGATCCTGGGTGCGCTGATCGTCAGCCTGCTGCGCCACGGCGAGCCGAATGACCTGCTCATCGGCGCCTGCCTGACGCTGCTGATCACCGTCTTCATCCGCCGCAGCATCTGGGCCCAGCACATTTTCATCAACAGCCAGGTCGCGCGTCATGAGGCCACCGCCCTCGCTGACAGCCTCACCCGGGCCAACAGTGACATCCTGCGCCAGAACACCCGCCTCGAGGCCCTGGCCAACCGCGACATGCTGACGGGACTGGCGAACCGCATGTTCTTCCATGGACGCCTACATGGCGACATCGCCCGTGCCGCCGTAATCGGCGAGACAGTGGCGCTGCTCATCTTCGATGTCGAACGCTTCCAGGCGATCAACGACACGCTCGGCCACAGTGCAGGCGACGCGCTCCTGCGTGAGATGGGGACAAGGCTGGAGAAAATCGTTGGCGATGGCAGCCTGATCGCCCGCCTCGGAGGCGACGAATTTGCGGTGATTGTCTCCGGTCAAGACGCTGTCCGACGCGCAAGGAGCCATGCTGCCCGTGTACTCGAAGAAAGCCGCAAGCCGATCAATTTTGGCAAACACCGCGCCACTGTCGGCCTGAGCGTCGGCTTGGCCGCATATCCCGACCATGCGGCAACTGCGGAAGAACTGCTCGTCAGCGCCGACATGGCTCTTTACGAAGCCAAGCGCGGCGACCGCCGCAAGCTTGGCGAATTCGATCCCGAACTCCGCCGCAATGCCGAGCGTAAGCGCCTGATCGAGCAGGACCTGGGAGCGGCGATCGAAACCGGCGCTCTCGGTGCCTGGTTTCAACCGCAGCTCGACCTCACCTCCCGCCGAATCACCGGCTTCGAGGCCCTGGTCCGCTGGCACCATCCGCAGCTCGGCTTCATCGCGCCACCTGATATCGTCAACGCCGCCCAGGCCATGCATCTCTCCGAACGCCTTACGGCCCGCATTGCCGCCGACGCCTGCATCCTCGCGCGACAGCTGCCGGCGCTGGGCCTGGACGGCGCGACGGTGGCCCTCAATGTTTCGCCACGCGAATTCGCCCTCTATTCCGTCGCCGACATGCTGGAGGAAGTGACCGCCATCCACGCAGTCTCTCCCTCGGCGCTGGAAATCGAAATCACTGAGGAAGCCATCCTCGACCCCGCCCTCGCCGATGCGCAGCTGAAAAGGCTCGAGGAAGCCGGCTACAAGCTCGCCGTCGACGATTTCGGCATGGGCCATTCCTCGCTTGCCAACCTGATCAGCCTGAAGGTCGACCGGCTGAAGATCGACCGAAGCTTCGTCAAGGACGTGGCGCGCAGCGAAACCAACCAGAAGCTGGTCACCGCCATGGTCAGCCTCGGCCAGTCTCTCGGCCTCGACATCGTCGTCGAAGGCGTGGAGACTGCCGAAGACGCCGCAGTTCTCGCCCGCCTCGGCTGCACCATGGCCCAAGGCTATCTCTTCGCCCGCCCCATGCCCCCCAAGGCGCTTTCCACCTGGATCGCCGAACACCGGGCAACGGTCGTCAAACGCCGGCGCAAGACGGGCCATCTGTCGGTGGCGTAA
- the uvrB gene encoding excinuclease ABC subunit UvrB — translation MAKSPKSSAPSTGFEEAPQASFEGAPLSGSVSDWVKQLEAEAEASTVESQRELASKAGKHRKKIEVEARRHAEKVALEKATTKPTAKNTTAQKTSRGVSIGASSDPKTRAAAGLNPIAGMDVSLEEAESLAPGAVTATVDALSKLIESGNPLFKNGELWMPHRPARPAKSEGGVKIRMASDFEPAGDQPTAIKDLVEGLKNDDRTQVLLGVTGSGKTFTMAKVIEATQRPAVILAPNKTLAAQLYSEFKNFFPDNAVEYFVSYYDYYQPEAYVPRSDTFIEKESSINEQIDRMRHAATRAILERDDCIIVASVSCIYGIGSVETYTAMTFQMSVGDRIDQRQLLADLVAQQYKRQDINFVRGSFRVRGDTIELFPAHLEDAAWRITLFGDEIESITEFDPLTGKKTGDMKSVKIYANSHYVTPRPALNGAIKAIKEELKLRLAELEKGGRLLEAQRLEQRTRYDIEMLEATGSCAGIENYSRYLTGRKPGEPPPTLFEYIPDNALLFIDESHVSVSQIGGMYRGDFRRKATLAEYGFRLPSCMDNRPLRFEEWDAMRPQTIAVSATPGSWEMEESGGVFAEQVIRPTGLIDPPVEIRPAKSQVDDVLGEIRETAQKGYRTLVTVLTKRMAEDLTEYLHEQGVRVRYMHSDIDTLERIEIIRDLRLGAFDVLVGINLLREGLDIPECGFVAILDADKEGFLRSETSLVQTIGRAARNVDGKVILYADQITGSMQRAMDETARRREKQMAYNIEHGITPESVKARISDILDSVYERDHVRADISGVSGGKGFADGGHLVGNNLQAHLNALEKSMRDAAADLDFEKAARLRDEIKRLKAAELATMDDPMARQEAKAVEGGKGRSTPLLPAGGEKVPDRADEGQPRISPSGRNKSGAPEGKGSYFSKPHLDDMGADGAVPMPTSGPGSSYFRKNTLDEMTVGRTEKPVTGKIPEKPPGTTSPLPPVGRVGEGNPDDPRPIIRARSGAGSYEDPGDGKRKARTKGKTGRPGR, via the coding sequence ATGGCCAAATCTCCCAAATCCTCCGCCCCCTCGACTGGTTTCGAGGAAGCCCCGCAAGCCTCCTTCGAAGGCGCGCCCCTGTCGGGTTCCGTCTCCGACTGGGTGAAGCAATTGGAGGCTGAAGCGGAAGCTTCCACGGTCGAGAGCCAGCGTGAACTCGCCTCGAAAGCCGGCAAACATCGCAAGAAGATCGAGGTGGAAGCCCGCCGCCATGCGGAGAAGGTGGCGCTGGAGAAGGCAACCACCAAACCCACCGCCAAGAACACCACCGCGCAAAAAACCTCCCGCGGCGTGTCGATCGGCGCCTCCTCCGACCCCAAGACCCGCGCCGCCGCCGGCCTCAACCCGATCGCCGGCATGGACGTCTCCCTTGAGGAAGCCGAATCGCTCGCCCCCGGCGCCGTCACCGCCACGGTCGACGCCCTGTCCAAGCTGATCGAAAGCGGCAACCCGCTGTTCAAGAACGGCGAGCTCTGGATGCCGCACCGCCCGGCCCGCCCGGCGAAATCAGAAGGCGGCGTCAAGATCCGCATGGCCTCCGACTTCGAGCCCGCCGGCGACCAGCCGACCGCCATCAAGGACCTCGTCGAGGGCCTCAAGAACGACGACCGCACCCAGGTCCTGCTCGGCGTCACCGGCTCCGGCAAGACCTTCACCATGGCCAAGGTGATCGAGGCGACCCAGCGCCCGGCCGTCATCCTCGCGCCCAACAAGACGCTCGCCGCCCAGCTCTATTCCGAGTTCAAGAACTTCTTCCCCGACAACGCGGTCGAATATTTCGTCTCCTATTACGACTACTACCAGCCGGAAGCCTATGTGCCGCGCTCGGATACCTTCATCGAGAAGGAATCGTCGATCAACGAACAGATCGACCGCATGCGCCACGCCGCCACCCGCGCCATCCTCGAGCGCGACGACTGCATCATCGTCGCCTCCGTCTCCTGCATCTATGGTATCGGCTCGGTCGAAACCTACACCGCCATGACCTTCCAGATGTCGGTCGGCGACCGCATCGACCAGCGCCAGTTGCTCGCCGACCTCGTCGCCCAGCAATACAAGCGCCAGGACATCAATTTCGTCCGCGGCTCCTTCCGGGTGCGCGGCGACACGATCGAACTCTTCCCCGCCCACTTGGAGGATGCCGCCTGGCGCATCACCCTCTTCGGCGACGAGATCGAAAGCATCACCGAATTCGACCCGCTCACCGGCAAGAAGACCGGCGACATGAAATCGGTGAAGATCTACGCCAACAGCCACTATGTCACGCCGCGCCCGGCCCTCAACGGCGCCATCAAGGCGATCAAGGAAGAGCTGAAGCTCCGCCTCGCCGAACTCGAAAAGGGCGGCCGCCTGCTCGAAGCCCAGCGGCTGGAACAGCGCACCCGCTACGACATCGAAATGCTCGAAGCCACCGGCTCCTGCGCCGGCATCGAGAACTATTCGCGTTACCTCACCGGCCGCAAACCCGGCGAGCCGCCGCCGACGCTCTTCGAATACATCCCCGACAACGCGCTGCTCTTCATCGACGAAAGTCACGTCTCCGTCTCCCAGATCGGCGGCATGTATCGCGGCGACTTCCGCCGCAAGGCGACGCTCGCTGAATACGGCTTCCGCCTGCCCTCCTGCATGGACAACCGGCCCTTGCGCTTCGAGGAATGGGACGCCATGCGCCCGCAGACGATCGCCGTCTCCGCCACCCCCGGCAGCTGGGAAATGGAGGAATCCGGCGGCGTCTTTGCCGAACAGGTCATCCGCCCCACGGGCCTCATCGACCCGCCGGTCGAGATCCGTCCCGCAAAATCCCAGGTCGACGACGTGCTCGGCGAAATCCGCGAAACCGCGCAAAAGGGCTACCGCACCCTCGTCACCGTGCTCACCAAGCGCATGGCCGAAGACTTGACCGAATACCTGCATGAACAGGGCGTGCGCGTCCGCTATATGCACTCGGACATCGACACGCTGGAGCGCATCGAGATCATCCGTGATCTTCGCCTCGGCGCCTTCGACGTTCTCGTCGGCATCAACCTCTTGCGCGAAGGCCTCGACATCCCCGAATGCGGCTTCGTCGCCATCCTTGATGCCGACAAGGAAGGTTTCCTCCGCTCGGAAACCTCGCTGGTCCAGACCATCGGCCGCGCCGCGCGAAACGTCGACGGCAAGGTCATCCTCTATGCCGACCAGATCACCGGCTCGATGCAGCGCGCCATGGACGAGACCGCCCGCCGCCGCGAAAAGCAGATGGCCTACAACATCGAGCACGGCATCACCCCGGAATCCGTCAAGGCCCGCATCTCCGACATCCTGGACTCGGTCTACGAACGCGACCACGTCCGCGCCGACATCTCGGGGGTATCAGGCGGCAAGGGCTTCGCCGATGGCGGCCACCTCGTCGGCAACAACCTCCAGGCCCATCTCAACGCGCTGGAAAAGTCCATGCGCGACGCCGCCGCCGACCTCGACTTCGAAAAGGCCGCCCGCCTCCGCGACGAAATCAAACGCCTCAAAGCCGCCGAACTCGCCACCATGGACGATCCCATGGCGAGACAGGAGGCGAAGGCGGTGGAAGGTGGCAAGGGCCGCAGCACCCCCCTTCTCCCCGCTGGCGGGGAGAAGGTGCCCGATAGGGCGGATGAGGGGCAGCCCCGCATCTCCCCCTCCGGCCGCAACAAATCCGGCGCCCCCGAGGGCAAGGGCAGCTATTTCTCCAAACCCCATCTCGACGACATGGGCGCCGACGGCGCCGTACCCATGCCGACATCCGGCCCGGGAAGCTCCTATTTCCGCAAGAATACCCTCGACGAAATGACCGTCGGCCGCACCGAAAAACCGGTGACCGGCAAGATCCCGGAGAAGCCGCCAGGCACAACCAGCCCCCTCCCCCCTGTGGGGAGGGTTGGGGAGGGGAATCCCGACGACCCCCGCCCCATCATCCGCGCCCGCTCCGGCGCCGGCTCCTACGAGGACCCGGGCGACGGCAAGCGCAAGGCCAGGACGAAGGGGAAGACGGGGCGACCGGGGCGGTGA
- a CDS encoding J domain-containing protein → MIDPYELLGVARDADEAAIKAAYRKLAKSAHPDGGGDAEAFAKISTCYELLKDPVRRRVFDDTGYDPQLAEPADLKGVMVLETLINDMILDEREPGSFDPVAGLRRKLTDDILKARFHILELERHRARVRKHLDRLGRRPDADVLGSMLRARAQSITDAIKNAEAQIAAIERAYTMLEGYSYEMEPLAPGVEAEDLPKAAE, encoded by the coding sequence ATGATCGACCCTTACGAGCTCCTCGGCGTGGCGCGCGATGCCGACGAGGCCGCGATCAAGGCGGCCTATCGCAAGCTCGCCAAGAGCGCCCATCCCGATGGCGGCGGCGATGCCGAGGCCTTTGCGAAGATTTCCACCTGTTACGAGCTGTTGAAGGATCCGGTACGCCGGCGGGTGTTCGACGACACGGGTTATGATCCGCAGCTTGCCGAACCCGCCGATCTCAAGGGCGTCATGGTCCTGGAGACGCTGATCAACGACATGATCCTCGACGAGCGCGAGCCGGGGTCCTTCGACCCGGTGGCCGGCCTGCGCCGCAAGCTGACCGACGATATTCTCAAAGCCCGTTTCCACATTCTCGAGCTGGAGCGCCACCGGGCGCGGGTGCGCAAACATCTCGACCGGCTCGGCCGCCGGCCCGATGCCGACGTGCTCGGCTCGATGCTGCGCGCCCGGGCCCAGTCGATTACCGATGCGATCAAGAATGCCGAGGCGCAGATCGCCGCGATCGAGCGGGCCTATACCATGCTGGAGGGCTATTCCTACGAGATGGAGCCGCTGGCGCCCGGCGTGGAGGCCGAGGATCTGCCGAAGGCGGCGGAGTAG
- a CDS encoding cold-shock protein — protein MATKGTVKFFNQDKGFGFITPEGGAKDVFVHISALQASGMQTLQDGQQVTFDTEPDRMGKGPKAVNIQSA, from the coding sequence ATGGCCACCAAGGGCACCGTTAAATTCTTCAACCAGGACAAGGGTTTTGGCTTCATCACCCCGGAAGGCGGCGCAAAGGACGTGTTCGTGCACATCTCCGCGCTCCAGGCTTCCGGCATGCAGACCCTGCAGGATGGCCAGCAGGTCACCTTCGACACCGAGCCGGATCGCATGGGCAAGGGCCCAAAGGCCGTCAACATCCAGTCTGCCTGA
- the dusA gene encoding tRNA dihydrouridine(20/20a) synthase DusA codes for MIDWTDRHCRFFHRQLSSRALLYTEMAVADAILHGPRDKLLSFNREEHPVALQLGGSDPGKLVEAVKIASDYGYDEINLNVGCPSDRVQSGTFGACLMQTPEVVEACVSAMKKVATVPVTVKCRIGVDEQEPEAVLPDFLARIIGAGADAIWIHARKAWLKGLSPKENREIPPLDYELVYRMKRENPGVFLGINGGIADLDQAVEHLAVMDGVMLGRASYHNATLLTEVDARIYREPAKPVDWDRVCDAMIAYAERVIASGGRLNHVTRHMVGLFQGYAGARRYRQILSSEATKPGVSPQLIAEAFAAVDIAGGPKTQMAASGPAAAE; via the coding sequence ATGATCGACTGGACGGATCGGCATTGCCGCTTCTTCCACCGGCAGCTCTCGTCCCGTGCACTCCTGTATACCGAGATGGCGGTGGCAGATGCGATCCTTCACGGGCCTCGCGACAAGCTCCTGTCGTTCAACCGCGAGGAGCATCCCGTCGCGCTGCAGCTCGGTGGATCTGATCCGGGCAAGCTGGTCGAGGCGGTGAAGATCGCATCCGATTACGGTTATGATGAGATCAACCTCAATGTCGGCTGCCCGTCGGACCGGGTCCAGTCGGGGACCTTTGGCGCCTGTCTGATGCAGACGCCCGAGGTGGTGGAAGCCTGTGTGTCCGCCATGAAGAAGGTGGCGACGGTGCCGGTAACGGTCAAGTGCCGGATCGGGGTGGATGAGCAGGAGCCGGAGGCGGTGCTTCCCGATTTCTTGGCCCGGATTATTGGGGCTGGGGCTGACGCGATCTGGATCCATGCGCGCAAGGCCTGGCTGAAAGGCCTGAGCCCAAAGGAAAATCGCGAGATTCCGCCGCTGGATTATGAGCTGGTCTATCGGATGAAGCGGGAGAACCCGGGCGTCTTTCTCGGCATAAACGGCGGGATTGCTGATCTCGATCAGGCCGTAGAGCATCTGGCCGTCATGGATGGCGTCATGCTCGGGCGGGCGAGCTATCACAATGCGACGCTTTTGACCGAAGTGGATGCCCGCATCTACCGGGAGCCGGCGAAGCCGGTCGACTGGGACCGGGTCTGCGATGCGATGATCGCCTATGCGGAGCGGGTGATCGCGTCGGGCGGGCGGCTGAACCACGTCACGCGGCACATGGTTGGGCTGTTCCAGGGCTATGCGGGTGCGCGGCGTTACCGGCAGATCCTGTCGTCGGAGGCGACAAAGCCGGGCGTGTCGCCGCAACTGATTGCCGAGGCCTTTGCGGCGGTCGACATTGCCGGTGGTCCTAAGACACAGATGGCTGCCAGCGGACCAGCGGCTGCGGAATAG
- a CDS encoding response regulator → MAAETQSRNAISVLIVEDDAPTRQRIVSALNDSTDFEVRQAATFTEACACLAQQCPDVLLTDIQLPDGSGMDLIRRIRQTSEQTEIMVISILGDETSVISAILLGANGYILKDAFPADIADTVRDLLKGHSPISASIARFIVRRTQSQESGAPRSDLNTAKLTAREIDILWGIAKGYSYADIADHLGISRQTVPGYIKNFYRKLDVNTRGEAVYEALQQGLIRL, encoded by the coding sequence TTGGCAGCAGAGACACAGAGCCGAAACGCAATCTCGGTCCTCATCGTTGAAGATGACGCACCGACGCGTCAACGGATCGTAAGCGCACTGAATGACAGTACCGATTTTGAGGTAAGGCAGGCTGCAACCTTCACCGAAGCCTGCGCCTGCCTTGCCCAGCAGTGTCCCGATGTACTCCTGACCGACATTCAGTTGCCAGACGGAAGCGGCATGGATCTCATTCGTCGAATCCGTCAGACATCCGAGCAAACGGAAATCATGGTGATTTCCATTCTCGGTGACGAGACAAGCGTCATTTCGGCCATTCTGCTCGGGGCCAATGGCTATATCCTGAAAGACGCGTTTCCAGCTGACATTGCTGATACCGTGCGCGACTTGCTGAAGGGCCACTCTCCGATTTCTGCCTCGATCGCCCGCTTCATTGTGCGTCGGACGCAATCGCAGGAGAGCGGCGCACCCCGATCTGACCTCAACACTGCCAAACTCACTGCGCGGGAGATCGACATCCTCTGGGGCATTGCCAAAGGCTACAGCTATGCAGATATAGCCGATCATTTGGGTATATCGCGGCAGACGGTACCTGGCTATATCAAGAATTTCTATCGCAAGCTTGACGTCAACACGCGCGGCGAAGCGGTATACGAAGCTCTTCAGCAAGGACTGATCCGCCTGTGA